A genomic region of Micromonospora sp. NBC_01796 contains the following coding sequences:
- a CDS encoding alpha,alpha-trehalose-phosphate synthase (UDP-forming) gives MTERSSFVVVANRLPVDEVTTPEGRQWRRSPGGLVTALHPVLVQHQGTWVGWAGGVGAAPEPFDLEGIGLHPVPLSSEELERYYEGQSNATIWPLYHDAVETPAYKRRWREAYRLVNARFAEAAAEVAAEGATVWVQDYQLQLVPAMLRELRPDLRIGFFLHIPFPPIELFMQMPLRAEVLRGLLGADLVGFQQRLAAQNFVRLARHLLGLRYEGQMIQVDGRQVKAGAFPISIDVAEMERMAADPAVQARAKQIRAELGDPKTVVLGVDRLDYTKGIELRLKAFRELLADGKLTVPDAVMVQVATPSRERVEHYQALRVKVEREVGRINGEFGRVGVPAVHYLHQSYSRSELAALYCAADVMMVTPLRDGMNLVAKEYVASRADSGGALVLSEFAGAATELRQAFLCNPHDPDGVKDALLRAVHVDKVEARRRMRIMQRHLRTHDVEHWARSFLNELGVPETEAV, from the coding sequence GTGACGGAACGTAGCTCGTTCGTGGTCGTGGCGAATCGTCTGCCGGTTGACGAGGTGACCACCCCAGAAGGTCGGCAATGGCGCCGGAGTCCGGGGGGCCTGGTCACCGCCCTGCACCCGGTCCTCGTGCAGCACCAGGGCACCTGGGTGGGGTGGGCCGGTGGCGTCGGCGCGGCCCCGGAACCGTTCGACCTCGAGGGCATCGGACTGCACCCGGTCCCGCTCAGCTCCGAGGAACTCGAGCGGTACTACGAGGGCCAGTCGAACGCCACCATCTGGCCCCTCTACCACGACGCGGTGGAGACCCCTGCCTACAAGCGTCGCTGGCGGGAGGCGTACCGGCTGGTCAACGCCCGGTTCGCGGAGGCCGCCGCCGAGGTGGCGGCGGAGGGCGCCACGGTCTGGGTGCAGGACTACCAGCTCCAGCTCGTGCCGGCGATGCTGCGGGAACTCCGTCCGGACCTACGGATAGGTTTCTTCCTGCATATCCCATTCCCGCCGATCGAACTGTTCATGCAGATGCCGCTACGCGCCGAGGTCCTGCGCGGACTGCTCGGCGCCGACCTGGTCGGATTCCAGCAGCGGCTGGCCGCCCAGAACTTCGTCCGGCTGGCCCGGCACCTGCTCGGCCTGCGGTACGAGGGTCAGATGATCCAGGTCGACGGGCGGCAGGTGAAGGCCGGCGCGTTCCCCATCTCCATCGATGTCGCGGAGATGGAGCGGATGGCCGCCGACCCGGCGGTGCAGGCGCGGGCCAAGCAGATCCGGGCCGAACTCGGCGACCCGAAGACCGTCGTGCTCGGCGTCGACCGGCTCGACTACACCAAGGGCATCGAGCTTCGCCTCAAGGCCTTCCGCGAGCTCCTGGCTGACGGAAAGTTGACAGTTCCCGACGCCGTTATGGTGCAGGTCGCCACCCCGAGCCGCGAACGGGTCGAGCACTACCAGGCACTACGCGTGAAGGTCGAGCGCGAAGTTGGCCGGATTAATGGGGAATTTGGCCGGGTCGGCGTGCCTGCTGTTCACTATCTGCACCAGTCGTACAGTCGCAGTGAACTTGCCGCGCTCTACTGCGCGGCTGATGTGATGATGGTGACCCCACTGCGAGACGGAATGAACCTGGTGGCCAAGGAGTACGTTGCATCGCGCGCCGACTCTGGCGGCGCGCTCGTGCTCAGTGAGTTTGCCGGCGCCGCCACCGAGTTGCGCCAGGCCTTCCTCTGTAACCCGCACGACCCCGACGGGGTGAAGGACGCGCTGTTGCGCGCGGTCCACGTCGACAAGGTGGAAGCACGGCGGCGCATGCGGATCATGCAGCGCCACCTGCGTACCCACGATGTCGAACACTGGGCCCGGTCTTTCCTGAACGAGCTGGGCGTGCCCGAAACGGAGGCAGTGTGA
- the ettA gene encoding energy-dependent translational throttle protein EttA: MAQYIYVLEKARKAHGDKVVLDNVTLSFLPGAKIGVVGPNGAGKSSLFKIMAGLDRPSNGEARLMPGYTVGMLAQEPPLNDAKTVLGNIEEAVAETKAKLERFNKIAEQMATDYSDELMEEMGRLQEELDNEDAWDIDSKLELAMDALRCPPPDADVVQLSGGERRRVALCKLLLEAPDLLLLDEPTNHLDAESVQWLEQHLAKYAGTVMAITHDRYFLDKVAGWILELDRGRAIGYEGNYSTYLEKKAARLAVEGRRDAKMKKRLTEELEWVRSNAKARQTKSKARLDRYEEMATEAEKTRKLDFEEIQIPPGPRLGNTVIEANDLTKGFGDRTLIEHLSFSLPRNGIVGIIGPNGVGKTTLFKTIVGLEQPTDGGVKVGETVKLSYVDQNREGLDGDKTVWEIVSDGLDYLMVGKVEMPSRAYVAAFGFKGPDQQKPTKVLSGGERNRLNLALTLKIGGNVILLDEPTNDLDVETLSSLENALLEFPGCAVVISHDRMFLDRVATHILAWEGDDENMAKWFWFEGNFDAYEKNKIDRLGAEAARPHRITYRKLTRD; the protein is encoded by the coding sequence GTGGCCCAGTACATCTACGTTCTGGAAAAGGCGCGCAAGGCGCACGGCGACAAGGTCGTGCTCGACAACGTGACGCTGAGCTTCCTGCCCGGGGCCAAGATCGGTGTGGTCGGCCCGAACGGCGCCGGTAAGTCCAGCCTGTTCAAGATCATGGCGGGGCTGGACCGGCCGAGCAACGGCGAGGCCCGGCTGATGCCCGGCTACACCGTCGGCATGCTCGCGCAGGAGCCGCCGCTCAACGACGCCAAGACCGTCCTCGGCAACATCGAGGAGGCGGTCGCGGAGACCAAGGCCAAGCTGGAGCGGTTCAACAAGATCGCCGAGCAGATGGCCACCGACTACTCCGACGAGCTGATGGAGGAGATGGGTCGGCTCCAGGAGGAGTTGGACAACGAGGACGCCTGGGACATCGACTCCAAGCTCGAACTCGCCATGGACGCCCTGCGGTGCCCGCCGCCGGACGCCGACGTCGTCCAGCTCTCCGGTGGTGAACGCCGCCGGGTCGCGCTCTGCAAGCTGCTCCTGGAGGCGCCGGACCTGCTCCTGCTCGACGAGCCGACCAACCACCTGGACGCGGAGAGCGTGCAGTGGCTCGAACAGCACCTGGCCAAGTACGCCGGCACCGTCATGGCGATCACCCACGACCGGTACTTCCTGGACAAGGTCGCCGGCTGGATCCTGGAGCTGGACCGCGGCCGGGCCATCGGGTACGAGGGCAACTACTCCACCTACCTGGAGAAGAAGGCCGCCCGGCTGGCCGTCGAGGGTCGCCGCGACGCCAAGATGAAGAAGCGGCTCACCGAGGAACTCGAGTGGGTCCGGTCCAACGCCAAGGCCCGGCAGACCAAGTCCAAGGCGCGGCTGGACCGCTACGAGGAGATGGCCACCGAGGCGGAGAAGACCCGCAAGCTCGACTTCGAGGAGATCCAGATTCCGCCGGGCCCGCGCCTGGGCAACACGGTGATCGAGGCGAACGACCTGACCAAGGGCTTCGGCGACCGGACCCTGATCGAGCACCTCAGCTTCAGCCTGCCGCGCAACGGCATCGTCGGCATCATCGGCCCCAACGGTGTCGGCAAGACCACCCTGTTCAAGACCATCGTCGGGCTGGAGCAGCCGACCGACGGCGGGGTGAAGGTCGGCGAGACCGTCAAGCTGTCGTACGTCGACCAGAACCGGGAAGGTCTGGACGGCGACAAGACCGTCTGGGAGATCGTCTCCGACGGTCTGGACTACCTGATGGTCGGCAAGGTCGAAATGCCGTCCCGGGCGTACGTGGCCGCGTTCGGGTTCAAGGGCCCGGACCAGCAGAAGCCGACCAAGGTGCTCTCCGGCGGCGAGCGCAACCGGCTCAACCTCGCGCTCACGCTGAAGATCGGCGGGAACGTGATCCTGCTCGACGAGCCGACCAACGACCTCGACGTCGAGACGCTCTCCTCGCTGGAGAACGCGCTGCTCGAGTTCCCCGGCTGCGCCGTGGTCATCTCCCACGACCGGATGTTCCTGGACCGGGTGGCGACGCACATCCTGGCCTGGGAGGGCGACGACGAGAACATGGCCAAGTGGTTCTGGTTCGAGGGCAACTTCGACGCGTACGAGAAGAACAAGATCGACCGGCTCGGCGCGGAGGCGGCCCGACCCCACCGGATCACCTACCGCAAGCTCACCCGTGACTAG
- a CDS encoding acyl-CoA thioesterase: MSEHPQAARYVYHCALRWSDLDAYGHINNARFLTLYEEARVALMFVGGRAWGLSSFADGVVIARHEVDYLRPVDYALGRATAEQAPTVRVELWVEEIKASRFTIGYELFDGEVLASKARSVLVPYDLEHGRPRRLTEDERAFLRPYLLP; encoded by the coding sequence GTGTCCGAGCACCCCCAGGCGGCCCGGTACGTCTACCACTGCGCCCTGCGCTGGTCGGACCTGGACGCGTACGGGCACATCAACAACGCCCGCTTCCTCACCCTGTACGAGGAGGCCCGGGTCGCGTTGATGTTCGTCGGCGGCCGGGCCTGGGGGCTCAGCTCGTTCGCCGACGGCGTGGTCATCGCCCGGCATGAGGTGGACTACCTGCGCCCGGTCGACTACGCCCTGGGCCGGGCCACCGCCGAGCAGGCGCCGACGGTCCGGGTGGAGCTGTGGGTGGAGGAGATCAAGGCCTCCCGGTTCACCATCGGGTACGAGCTGTTCGACGGCGAGGTGCTGGCCAGCAAGGCCCGTTCGGTGCTGGTGCCGTACGACCTCGAACACGGGCGACCGCGCCGGTTGACCGAGGACGAGCGGGCCTTCCTGCGGCCCTACCTGCTGCCGTGA
- a CDS encoding YbjN domain-containing protein, giving the protein MPWWSWRPGHTATSGEPETRSRISVDEAVRVGPPAPREPEHDSDSAEPPAVTERPTPVVPAIVAPVTLRRLGDALDLLDVRYLADGDGSLLAMWERHAVLFTLEGPEDEILVMRARPYSTVPPDWADRAYRVVNEWNHAQRFAKAYVGDPTERGQLPIYAEMQVPMRAGAHDALLVEVLDCGAAMATTFVDWLHDEGALL; this is encoded by the coding sequence ATGCCGTGGTGGTCATGGCGCCCCGGTCACACCGCGACGAGCGGTGAGCCGGAGACTCGAAGCAGGATCTCCGTGGACGAGGCCGTCCGGGTCGGACCGCCCGCACCACGAGAACCGGAACACGACTCCGATTCCGCGGAACCACCCGCGGTAACCGAACGACCCACGCCGGTCGTGCCGGCCATCGTCGCGCCGGTGACCCTGCGCCGGCTCGGGGACGCACTCGACCTGCTCGACGTGCGCTACCTCGCCGACGGCGACGGCAGCCTGCTCGCGATGTGGGAGCGGCACGCGGTGCTGTTCACGCTCGAAGGTCCCGAGGACGAGATCCTGGTGATGCGCGCCCGGCCGTACTCCACCGTGCCGCCGGACTGGGCCGACCGGGCCTACCGGGTGGTCAACGAGTGGAATCACGCCCAGCGCTTCGCCAAGGCGTACGTGGGTGACCCCACCGAGCGCGGCCAGTTGCCGATCTACGCCGAGATGCAGGTGCCGATGCGGGCCGGCGCCCACGACGCCCTGCTGGTCGAGGTGCTCGACTGCGGCGCGGCGATGGCGACCACCTTCGTCGATTGGCTGCACGACGAGGGCGCCCTGCTGTAG
- a CDS encoding globin has protein sequence MHTWQDGTVTSPGEGDQAGTPTTLFEAIGGEPTFRKLVDEFYVGVATDPLLRPLYPEEDLGPAADRMTLFLMQYWGGPNTYSQQRGHPRLRMRHAPFRVGPAERDAWLRAMRRAVDSLDLPREYEQTLWDYLERAAYFMVNTDDGEPATPPRIG, from the coding sequence ATGCACACCTGGCAGGATGGAACGGTGACGTCTCCAGGTGAGGGCGACCAGGCGGGTACGCCGACGACCCTGTTCGAAGCGATCGGCGGCGAGCCGACCTTCCGCAAGCTGGTCGACGAGTTCTACGTCGGCGTCGCCACCGATCCGCTGCTCCGCCCGCTCTATCCGGAGGAGGATCTCGGGCCGGCGGCCGACCGGATGACACTGTTCCTGATGCAGTACTGGGGCGGGCCGAACACCTATTCCCAGCAGCGGGGACACCCGCGGCTGCGGATGCGGCACGCGCCGTTCCGGGTCGGCCCGGCCGAGCGGGACGCCTGGCTGCGGGCGATGCGCCGGGCGGTGGACAGCCTGGACCTGCCCCGGGAGTACGAGCAGACGCTCTGGGACTACCTGGAGCGCGCCGCGTACTTCATGGTGAACACCGACGACGGCGAGCCCGCCACCCCGCCCCGGATCGGCTGA